Proteins from one Mesorhizobium sp. M9A.F.Ca.ET.002.03.1.2 genomic window:
- the smc gene encoding chromosome segregation protein SMC: protein MKFSRLRLLGFKSFVEPGEFVIERGLTGIVGPNGCGKSNLVEALRWVMGESSYKNMRASGMDDVIFSGSGTRPARNTAEVTLFLDNSDRTAPSAFNDADELQVSRRIEREAGSLYRINGKEARAKDVQLLFADQSTGARSPSMVGQGRIGELIQAKPQARRALLEEAAGISGLHTRRHEAELRLKAAEQNLERLDDVVGELESQIESLKRQARQASRFKNLSADIRKAEATLLHLRWTLAKTQEGEARSALAIATALVGERAAAQMAAAKEQGIGAHRLPDLRDAEAAAAAAFQRLSIAKTQIEEEAGRIRARQDELGRRLQQLDGDIAREERMVRDNADILERLVTEEAALNTENAGAAEREANTRAAFEQAASMLAASEAKLAGLTAERAEAAASRNQIERTLRDTTERRDRFARQLADVDRELSDIASRVAGLPDPAEKRLLVEQALALLEETEAAAIAAEQAVVEARAAESDARPPVQDAKAELARIETEARTLAKILNAASGDLFPSVLEQISVERGYETALGAALGEDLDVPLDRSAPVHWGQSEIQPGDAALPEGIKSLASVVRAPAQLARRLVQIGIVEAGDGKRLQALLAPGQRLVSREGALWRWDGFTASADAPTAAAQRLAQKNRLAELDAEAVHATRVLRHAEEALAHAEQALAQASEAERNARQAGRDAQHGLDAARNALAEAEKAGGELSSRRAALDEARARIVDSHEETAAAFVEAEMLLQSAPDLGDLQLQLEQSAANVARDRATLADARAVHEGLRREAEARIRRLDAIGAERRNWLERAENASTQIAALGERKAEAETERERLADAPDEIDAKRRALLSQLAEAESLRQAAGDRLQEAENRQSELDKAATSAIQSLAEARESRVRAEERLTAADERRLEVEARIQETLNTPPHLVIRHTGLEADSPMPEMAEIERQLDRLKIERERLGAVNLRAEEEQKELSDRLEAIVSEREDIIEAIRKLRQAIQSLNREGRERLLAAFDVVNGHFQRLFSHLFGGGTAELQLIESDDPLEAGLEILARPPGKKPQTMTLLSGGEQALTAMSLIFAVFLTNPAPICVLDEVDAPLDDHNVERFCNLMDEMAATTETRFVIITHNPITMARMNRLFGVTMAEQGVSQLVSVDLQAAEAMREAS, encoded by the coding sequence ATGAAGTTCTCGCGCCTTCGCCTGCTCGGTTTCAAATCCTTCGTCGAACCCGGCGAGTTCGTCATCGAACGCGGCCTGACCGGCATCGTCGGGCCGAACGGCTGCGGCAAGTCGAACCTTGTCGAGGCGCTGCGCTGGGTGATGGGCGAAAGCTCGTACAAGAACATGCGCGCGTCCGGCATGGACGACGTGATCTTTTCCGGTTCGGGAACACGTCCGGCCCGCAACACCGCTGAAGTCACCCTTTTTCTCGATAACAGCGACCGTACCGCGCCCTCCGCCTTCAACGACGCGGACGAGTTGCAGGTTTCTCGCCGCATCGAGCGCGAGGCGGGTTCGCTCTACCGTATCAACGGCAAGGAAGCCCGCGCCAAGGACGTGCAGCTGCTTTTTGCCGACCAGTCGACCGGCGCGCGCTCGCCCTCGATGGTCGGACAAGGCCGCATCGGCGAGCTGATCCAGGCAAAGCCGCAGGCGCGCCGCGCCCTGCTGGAAGAGGCGGCCGGAATTTCGGGCCTGCACACACGCCGCCACGAGGCCGAGCTGCGGCTGAAGGCGGCCGAACAGAATCTGGAACGGCTGGACGATGTCGTCGGCGAACTGGAAAGCCAGATCGAAAGCCTGAAGCGCCAGGCCCGCCAGGCATCGCGGTTCAAGAACCTGTCGGCCGATATCCGCAAGGCCGAAGCGACGCTGCTGCATCTGCGCTGGACGCTGGCCAAGACGCAGGAAGGCGAGGCGCGCTCGGCGCTGGCGATTGCCACGGCACTCGTCGGCGAGCGCGCCGCCGCCCAGATGGCCGCCGCCAAGGAGCAAGGGATCGGCGCCCACCGATTGCCGGACCTGCGCGATGCGGAAGCCGCCGCCGCTGCCGCCTTCCAGCGCCTGTCGATCGCCAAGACGCAGATCGAAGAGGAAGCGGGCCGCATCCGCGCCCGTCAGGATGAACTCGGCCGCCGGCTACAGCAGCTCGACGGCGACATCGCCCGTGAGGAGCGGATGGTCCGCGACAATGCGGATATCCTCGAACGCCTTGTCACCGAAGAAGCCGCGCTTAATACCGAAAACGCCGGTGCCGCCGAGCGCGAGGCCAACACCCGCGCCGCGTTCGAGCAGGCGGCGTCGATGCTTGCCGCGAGCGAAGCCAAACTCGCCGGGCTGACGGCCGAACGGGCGGAGGCAGCCGCCTCCCGCAATCAGATCGAACGAACGCTGCGCGACACCACTGAGCGCCGCGACCGCTTCGCCCGCCAACTCGCCGATGTCGACCGCGAATTGTCCGACATCGCCTCTAGGGTTGCCGGCCTGCCCGATCCCGCCGAGAAGCGGCTTCTGGTCGAACAGGCCCTGGCGCTGCTGGAGGAGACCGAAGCCGCGGCTATTGCCGCCGAACAGGCCGTCGTCGAGGCACGTGCGGCGGAAAGCGATGCCCGCCCGCCGGTTCAGGATGCAAAGGCCGAACTGGCGCGGATCGAAACCGAGGCCCGTACGCTGGCCAAGATCCTGAATGCCGCGAGCGGCGACCTTTTCCCCTCCGTCCTGGAGCAGATCAGCGTCGAGCGCGGCTACGAGACGGCGCTGGGCGCGGCCCTTGGAGAGGATCTCGACGTGCCGCTCGACCGCAGCGCGCCGGTGCATTGGGGCCAGAGCGAGATCCAGCCCGGCGACGCCGCACTGCCCGAAGGCATCAAGAGCCTTGCCAGTGTGGTCCGCGCGCCGGCGCAACTGGCCCGCCGATTGGTGCAGATCGGCATCGTCGAGGCAGGCGACGGCAAGCGGCTGCAGGCGCTGCTTGCTCCCGGGCAGCGGCTGGTCAGCCGTGAAGGGGCGCTCTGGCGTTGGGACGGGTTCACCGCCAGCGCCGACGCGCCGACCGCGGCCGCGCAGCGGCTGGCGCAGAAGAACCGGCTGGCCGAGCTCGACGCCGAGGCGGTCCATGCGACCCGCGTCCTGCGCCATGCCGAAGAGGCTCTCGCCCATGCCGAGCAGGCGCTTGCCCAGGCGAGCGAGGCCGAGCGCAACGCCCGTCAGGCCGGCCGTGATGCCCAGCATGGGCTGGACGCCGCCCGCAACGCATTGGCCGAGGCCGAGAAGGCCGGCGGCGAGCTGTCGAGCCGACGCGCAGCACTTGACGAGGCGCGCGCGCGCATCGTCGATAGCCATGAAGAGACGGCGGCGGCTTTCGTCGAGGCGGAGATGCTCCTGCAAAGCGCTCCCGATCTCGGCGATCTGCAGTTGCAGCTCGAACAATCGGCCGCCAATGTCGCTCGCGACCGCGCCACCCTTGCCGATGCACGCGCCGTCCATGAAGGTTTGAGGCGGGAAGCCGAGGCGCGTATACGCCGCCTCGACGCCATCGGCGCGGAACGCCGCAACTGGCTGGAGCGCGCCGAAAACGCCTCGACGCAGATCGCGGCGCTCGGCGAACGCAAGGCGGAAGCCGAGACCGAGCGCGAAAGACTGGCCGACGCACCCGACGAGATCGACGCCAAGCGGCGCGCCTTGCTGTCGCAGCTTGCCGAGGCCGAAAGCCTGCGCCAGGCAGCCGGCGATCGGCTGCAGGAGGCGGAGAACCGGCAGTCCGAACTGGACAAGGCCGCGACATCAGCGATCCAGTCTCTGGCCGAAGCGCGCGAATCCCGCGTCCGCGCCGAAGAACGGCTGACCGCTGCCGATGAGCGGCGGCTGGAGGTCGAGGCGCGCATCCAGGAGACGTTGAATACGCCGCCGCATCTGGTTATCCGCCATACCGGCCTGGAGGCCGACAGCCCGATGCCAGAGATGGCCGAGATCGAGCGTCAGCTCGACCGGCTGAAGATCGAGCGCGAACGGCTGGGCGCCGTCAATCTGCGCGCAGAGGAAGAACAGAAGGAACTGTCGGACCGGCTGGAGGCCATTGTTTCCGAACGCGAGGACATCATCGAGGCCATCCGCAAGCTGCGGCAGGCGATCCAGAGCCTGAATCGCGAAGGCCGCGAACGGCTGCTGGCTGCCTTCGACGTGGTCAATGGCCATTTCCAGCGGCTGTTTTCGCATCTGTTCGGTGGCGGCACTGCGGAACTGCAACTGATCGAGTCCGACGACCCGCTCGAGGCCGGTCTCGAAATCCTTGCGCGGCCGCCCGGCAAGAAGCCGCAGACCATGACGCTGCTTTCCGGCGGCGAGCAGGCCTTGACGGCGATGTCGCTGATCTTCGCCGTGTTCCTGACCAATCCCGCACCGATCTGTGTGCTCGACGAGGTCGACGCACCGCTCGACGACCACAATGTCGAGCGTTTCTGCAATCTGATGGACGAAATGGCCGCCACCACCGAGACGCGCTTCGTCATCATCACGCACAACCCGATCACCATGGCCCGCATGAACCGGCTGTTCGGGGTGACCATGGCCGAACAGGGTGTCAGCCAACTCGTCTCGGTCGACCTGCAGGCGGCCGAGGCCATGCGCGAGGCGAGCTGA
- a CDS encoding NAD-dependent epimerase/dehydratase family protein, which translates to MPVLVTGAAGFIGSHVCHHLLNRGEAVVGVDNMNDYYDLALKKGRLARLQPRKDFSFHQIDIAEQGALSTALAGQGITRIVHLAAQAGVRHSLDNPRLYVRSNVVGHLEMLEFCRAEPGFEHLVYASSSSVYGGNRKVPFSETDQVDSPVSLYAATKKTDELMSHTYAHLFGVPQTGLRFFTVYGPWGRPDMAYWIFTKAMLEGRPIRVFNDGEMWRDFTYVDDVVRAVVAVLGKPPTADVPPARIYNVGNNRPVRLGDFIDTLEKLLGVKAIRQSEPMQSSDVERTYADMTALERDFGFKPSVSIEDGLKKFVDWYRSEWMAGSAKG; encoded by the coding sequence TTGCCTGTACTCGTTACCGGAGCCGCGGGATTCATTGGCAGCCATGTTTGCCATCACCTCCTGAACAGGGGGGAAGCGGTCGTCGGCGTCGACAACATGAACGACTATTACGACCTGGCGCTAAAAAAGGGGCGGCTCGCCCGCCTTCAGCCCCGCAAGGATTTTTCGTTTCATCAGATTGACATCGCCGAACAGGGCGCTCTCTCTACGGCTCTGGCAGGGCAAGGCATAACCAGGATTGTCCATCTCGCCGCGCAGGCGGGCGTGCGCCATTCGCTCGACAATCCGAGGCTCTATGTCCGTTCCAATGTCGTGGGCCATCTCGAAATGCTTGAATTCTGCCGCGCTGAGCCCGGCTTCGAGCATCTGGTCTATGCCTCGTCGAGCTCGGTCTATGGCGGCAACCGCAAGGTTCCGTTCAGCGAGACCGATCAGGTCGACAGCCCCGTCTCACTCTACGCCGCCACCAAGAAGACCGATGAATTGATGAGCCACACCTACGCCCATCTCTTCGGGGTGCCGCAGACGGGTCTGCGATTTTTCACCGTCTACGGTCCCTGGGGCCGGCCCGACATGGCCTATTGGATATTCACCAAGGCGATGCTCGAGGGCAGGCCCATCCGGGTGTTCAACGATGGCGAGATGTGGCGGGATTTCACTTACGTGGACGATGTGGTGAGGGCGGTCGTTGCTGTGCTCGGCAAGCCGCCCACGGCCGACGTTCCGCCCGCCAGGATTTACAATGTCGGCAACAACCGGCCGGTGCGGCTCGGCGATTTCATCGACACTCTGGAAAAACTCCTCGGTGTAAAGGCGATCCGCCAAAGCGAGCCGATGCAGAGCAGCGACGTCGAGCGGACCTATGCCGACATGACCGCCCTGGAGCGCGATTTCGGTTTCAAGCCGAGCGTTTCGATCGAAGATGGGCTGAAAAAATTTGTCGACTGGTACCGGTCGGAATGGATGGCTGGATCAGCTAAAGGCTGA
- a CDS encoding VOC family protein encodes MRLSGQLDYLEMPATGGTLDRLKAFYSAAFSWSFTDYGPTYSAFSEGLDGGFQADAGEAPAKPLPVLYSKDLEGTLDAVENAGGTVVKPIFSFPGGRRFHFVDPAGNEMAVWGE; translated from the coding sequence ATGAGACTGAGCGGACAACTCGATTATCTGGAAATGCCGGCGACTGGTGGAACGCTGGACAGGCTGAAGGCTTTCTATAGCGCCGCCTTTTCCTGGTCCTTCACCGATTACGGGCCGACCTATTCGGCCTTTTCGGAAGGTCTTGACGGAGGCTTCCAGGCCGATGCCGGCGAAGCGCCCGCCAAGCCGCTTCCCGTGCTTTACTCCAAGGACCTGGAAGGAACCCTGGACGCTGTCGAAAATGCCGGCGGCACGGTCGTCAAGCCGATCTTCTCATTCCCCGGCGGCAGGCGGTTTCATTTCGTCGACCCGGCCGGTAATGAAATGGCCGTCTGGGGCGAATAA
- the ppdK gene encoding pyruvate, phosphate dikinase: protein MTKWVYTFGDGAAEGRAGDRNLLGGKGANLAEMCSLGLPVPPGFTITTEVCNAYYANERCYPASLEADVAVALDHIGRLTGRRFGDPSKLLLVSVRSGARASMPGMMDTVLNLGLNDETVEALAADSGDARFAYDSYRRFIQMYSDVVMGLDHEVFEEILEDQKGGLGRELDTELTAIEWQGVIALYKAKVEEELGKPFPQDPNEQLWGAISAVFSSWMNNRAITYRRLHDIPESWGTAVNVQAMVFGNMGETSATGVAFTRNPSTGEKMLYGEFLVNAQGEDVVAGIRTPQNITEAARIAAGSDKPSLQKLMPEAFQSFVTISDRLEKHYRDMQDLEFTIERGKLWMLQTRSGKRTAKAALRIAVEMARDKLISKEEAVARIDPASLDQLLHPTIDPKAARDVIGIGLPASPGAATGEIVFSSNDAEELKTQGRKAILVRIETSPEDIHGMHAAEGILTTRGGMTSHAAVVARGMGKPCVSGAGSLRVDYRAGTLMAMGSTFRKGDIITIDGGNGQVLKGAVPMLQPELSGDFAAIMEWADAARRMKVRTNAETPLDARMARSFGAEGIGLCRTEHMFFEGDRIVAMREMILADTEKGRRTALAKLLPMQRSDFLELFEIMAGLPVTIRLLDPPLHEFLPKTEEEVAEVAAAMNVSPDKLRQRTEALHEFNPMLGHRGCRLAVSYPEIAEMQARAIFEAAVEAGRKAGALVVPEIMVPLVGLVKELDYVKARIDAVAKSVMEETGVKIDYLTGTMIELPRAAIRAHVIAEAAEFFSFGTNDLTQTTFGISRDDAASFLEVYRQKGIIEQDPFVSLDIEGVGELVRMAAEKGRATRPKIKLGICGEHGGDPASIHFCEQVGLDYVSCSPYRVPIARLAAAQAAVQVAKNSRG, encoded by the coding sequence ATGACCAAATGGGTATACACCTTTGGCGACGGCGCTGCGGAAGGCCGTGCCGGCGACCGGAACCTCCTGGGTGGCAAGGGCGCCAATCTGGCCGAAATGTGCAGCCTGGGCCTGCCCGTGCCGCCGGGCTTCACCATCACCACCGAGGTCTGCAATGCCTACTACGCCAATGAGCGCTGCTATCCGGCTTCACTGGAAGCGGATGTGGCGGTCGCCCTCGATCATATCGGCCGTCTGACTGGCCGCCGTTTCGGCGATCCCTCGAAATTGCTTTTGGTGTCGGTGCGTTCCGGTGCCCGTGCCTCCATGCCCGGCATGATGGACACCGTGCTCAATCTTGGCCTGAACGACGAGACGGTCGAGGCGCTGGCCGCCGATTCAGGCGATGCGCGCTTTGCCTATGACAGCTACCGGCGTTTCATCCAGATGTATTCCGATGTCGTCATGGGCCTCGACCATGAGGTGTTCGAGGAAATCCTCGAAGACCAGAAGGGCGGGCTCGGCCGTGAACTCGACACCGAACTGACCGCCATCGAATGGCAGGGCGTGATCGCGCTCTACAAGGCCAAGGTCGAGGAGGAACTCGGCAAGCCATTTCCGCAGGATCCGAACGAGCAGCTCTGGGGCGCGATATCAGCCGTGTTTTCGAGCTGGATGAACAACCGCGCCATCACTTACCGGCGCCTGCACGACATTCCCGAAAGCTGGGGCACGGCGGTCAACGTTCAGGCCATGGTCTTCGGCAATATGGGCGAGACTTCGGCCACTGGCGTTGCTTTCACCCGCAATCCGTCGACCGGCGAAAAGATGCTCTATGGCGAGTTCCTGGTGAATGCGCAGGGCGAGGATGTCGTGGCCGGCATCCGCACGCCGCAAAACATCACCGAGGCGGCGCGCATTGCCGCCGGCTCCGACAAGCCGTCGCTGCAGAAGCTGATGCCGGAAGCCTTCCAGTCTTTCGTCACCATTTCCGACCGTCTGGAAAAGCACTACCGCGACATGCAGGATCTCGAATTCACCATCGAGCGCGGCAAATTGTGGATGCTGCAGACAAGGTCCGGCAAGCGCACCGCCAAGGCGGCGCTCAGGATCGCTGTCGAGATGGCGAGGGACAAGCTCATTTCGAAGGAAGAGGCCGTCGCCCGCATCGATCCGGCCTCGCTCGACCAGTTGCTGCATCCGACCATCGATCCGAAGGCGGCGCGCGATGTGATCGGCATCGGTCTGCCGGCTTCTCCCGGTGCTGCCACTGGCGAGATCGTCTTTTCCTCAAACGACGCCGAGGAGCTCAAGACGCAAGGCCGCAAGGCGATCCTCGTGCGTATCGAGACCAGTCCCGAGGACATCCACGGCATGCATGCGGCGGAAGGTATCCTGACCACGCGTGGCGGCATGACCAGCCACGCCGCGGTGGTGGCGCGCGGCATGGGCAAGCCTTGCGTGTCGGGCGCGGGCTCGCTGCGCGTCGACTACAGAGCCGGCACGCTGATGGCGATGGGGTCGACGTTCCGCAAGGGCGATATCATCACCATCGACGGCGGCAACGGCCAGGTGCTGAAAGGTGCGGTACCGATGCTGCAGCCTGAGCTCTCGGGCGATTTCGCCGCCATTATGGAATGGGCCGATGCCGCGCGCCGCATGAAGGTGCGCACCAATGCAGAGACGCCGCTTGACGCACGCATGGCGCGTTCCTTCGGCGCCGAAGGCATCGGGCTTTGCCGCACCGAACACATGTTCTTCGAGGGCGACCGTATCGTCGCCATGCGCGAGATGATCCTGGCCGACACGGAAAAAGGCCGGCGAACGGCGCTGGCCAAACTCTTGCCCATGCAGCGCTCGGATTTCCTCGAGCTTTTCGAGATCATGGCCGGCCTGCCGGTGACGATCCGCTTGCTCGATCCGCCGCTGCACGAATTCCTGCCCAAGACCGAGGAAGAGGTGGCCGAAGTCGCCGCCGCCATGAACGTGTCGCCCGACAAGCTCAGGCAGCGCACAGAGGCCCTGCACGAGTTCAATCCTATGCTTGGCCATCGCGGCTGCCGGCTTGCGGTTTCCTATCCCGAAATCGCCGAGATGCAGGCGCGCGCCATTTTCGAGGCCGCCGTCGAAGCCGGCAGGAAGGCCGGCGCGCTGGTGGTTCCCGAAATCATGGTGCCGCTGGTCGGTCTGGTGAAGGAGCTCGACTACGTCAAGGCGCGGATCGATGCCGTCGCCAAAAGCGTGATGGAGGAAACCGGCGTCAAGATCGATTATCTTACCGGCACGATGATCGAACTGCCGCGCGCAGCGATCCGCGCCCATGTCATCGCCGAGGCGGCCGAATTCTTCTCTTTCGGCACCAACGATCTGACCCAGACCACCTTCGGCATCTCACGCGACGATGCGGCCTCGTTCCTGGAGGTCTATCGTCAGAAGGGCATTATCGAGCAGGATCCATTCGTATCGCTCGACATTGAGGGCGTCGGCGAGCTGGTGCGGATGGCGGCTGAAAAAGGCAGGGCGACGCGGCCGAAGATCAAGCTCGGCATTTGCGGCGAACATGGCGGCGATCCGGCGTCGATCCATTTCTGCGAGCAGGTCGGCCTCGACTACGTATCGTGCTCGCCCTACCGCGTGCCAATCGCCAGGCTGGCTGCCGCGCAGGCGGCGGTGCAGGTTGCGAAGAATAGCCGCGGGTAA
- a CDS encoding DUF427 domain-containing protein — MDQIANPSPGFQRNPGKVITVEPYIGTVTVRAGDAVIASSTKAKVLTEPPYPSVLYIPFEDIDFDQLRKTELSTHCPYKGDASYWSVLPAAEAGKDAMWAYEQPFDEMAEIRDHGAFYPNKVTIETAPA, encoded by the coding sequence ATGGACCAGATCGCCAACCCGTCGCCCGGCTTTCAACGCAACCCGGGTAAAGTGATTACGGTCGAGCCTTACATCGGAACTGTGACCGTACGCGCCGGAGACGCCGTTATTGCCTCGTCCACCAAGGCCAAGGTGTTGACCGAGCCCCCCTACCCCTCAGTCCTCTATATTCCGTTCGAAGACATCGATTTCGACCAGCTTCGCAAGACGGAACTGTCGACCCATTGCCCCTACAAGGGGGATGCGAGTTATTGGAGCGTGCTGCCTGCCGCAGAAGCGGGCAAGGATGCGATGTGGGCGTACGAGCAGCCTTTCGACGAAATGGCCGAAATCCGCGATCACGGCGCATTTTATCCCAACAAGGTAACGATCGAAACCGCGCCAGCCTGA